In a genomic window of Streptomyces noursei ATCC 11455:
- a CDS encoding DUF6126 family protein, with protein MPETPDRQSPPTPSFGGGMSEQRKERGASWRVFIYIAGSHLLLAFMALLFYLGSHAGK; from the coding sequence ATGCCTGAGACACCGGATCGCCAGTCACCACCGACACCGTCGTTCGGCGGCGGGATGTCGGAACAGCGCAAGGAACGGGGCGCATCCTGGCGGGTGTTCATCTACATCGCCGGCAGCCACCTCCTGCTGGCCTTCATGGCGCTGCTGTTCTACCTCGGCAGTCACGCGGGCAAGTAG
- a CDS encoding GDSL-type esterase/lipase family protein, whose translation MREFPLVGGPVELRGALDLERTQTGVMPRRLPAWTKEQYQDPSVYGVTLMPSGVRLVFRTDARELEFEVLTSTGQLDSDPEPRPTGMLELLVDGVHAGRRQAPIGNVVRMAGPGAAQRLVPGEPGTVRFTGLLAGMKNVELWLPQQTPTELVALRADGEVLAPPPDGRRRWVHHGSSISHCLEADGPTGTWPVVAASLGGVEAINLSQAGNDMLDPYVARTIRDLPAELISLKVGINIVGLTTFRLRTFGPAVHGFLDTIRDGHPDTPLLLVSPVSCPALEATPGPTATGPDGKITALGDPADVASGALTLKVVRDELARIVAARRAHDPHLHYLDGRELLGPDDVDDLADGLHPNAAAYRRMGKRFAAHAFAEDGPFR comes from the coding sequence ATGCGGGAATTTCCGCTGGTGGGCGGGCCGGTGGAGTTACGGGGTGCGCTGGACCTGGAGAGGACGCAGACGGGGGTGATGCCTCGCCGGTTGCCCGCGTGGACCAAGGAGCAGTACCAGGACCCGTCGGTCTACGGGGTGACGCTGATGCCTTCAGGGGTGCGGCTGGTGTTCCGCACTGATGCGCGTGAGTTGGAGTTCGAGGTGCTCACCTCCACCGGGCAGCTCGACAGCGACCCCGAACCCCGCCCGACCGGGATGCTGGAACTGCTGGTGGACGGTGTCCATGCCGGGCGCCGACAAGCACCCATAGGCAATGTGGTGCGCATGGCGGGCCCCGGGGCCGCGCAGCGACTGGTCCCGGGAGAGCCGGGGACCGTACGGTTCACCGGGCTGCTGGCCGGCATGAAGAACGTCGAGCTGTGGCTGCCGCAGCAGACCCCCACCGAGCTGGTGGCACTCCGTGCCGACGGCGAGGTGCTGGCGCCGCCGCCGGACGGTCGGCGCCGCTGGGTGCACCACGGCAGTTCCATCAGCCACTGCCTCGAAGCCGACGGCCCGACCGGCACCTGGCCGGTGGTGGCGGCCTCGCTCGGCGGAGTGGAGGCGATCAACCTCAGCCAGGCGGGCAACGACATGCTCGACCCCTATGTCGCCCGGACGATCCGCGATCTGCCCGCCGAGCTGATCAGCCTCAAGGTGGGCATCAACATCGTGGGCCTGACCACCTTCCGGCTGCGGACGTTCGGCCCGGCGGTGCACGGGTTCCTGGACACGATCCGGGACGGGCACCCGGACACCCCGCTGCTGTTGGTGTCCCCGGTGAGCTGTCCGGCACTTGAGGCCACCCCCGGTCCGACCGCGACGGGCCCGGACGGGAAGATCACGGCCCTGGGCGACCCGGCCGATGTGGCCTCCGGGGCGTTGACGCTGAAGGTGGTCCGCGACGAACTGGCCCGAATCGTCGCGGCCCGGCGAGCACACGATCCCCACCTGCACTATCTCGACGGACGCGAACTGCTCGGCCCGGACGACGTGGACGACCTCGCCGACGGCCTGCACCCCAACGCCGCCGCATACCGCCGGATGGGCAAGCGCTTCGCCGCGCATGCCTTCGCCGAGGACGGCCCGTTCCGCTGA
- a CDS encoding multicopper oxidase family protein, whose protein sequence is MRTHSRRSLLGAGMAAAGSGLLTSTGAAALDAMNGKHHSHRKPPPPGSHDGHGSDGSHSAPSNYVSPDGPEVMAAERKRGTGPVRRFAMTADQVEFDFGGAVVNTWAYGNRLPGKEIRVTAGDRVAVTLHNRLPESTTVHWHGVQIRNDMDGSPSITQRSVKAGASYDYTFAVDTPGTYWLHPHVGVQLDRGLYAPLIVDDPREPLSYDHEWVVMIDDWLDGVDGMTPDAMLAELNKNKPGGAGGHDDMQSSGNRAAAAAVARMRRRARHRMTDDPSDSVEHPFHLMNGQVARDRETFRAKPGDRIRIRLINAAAGTAYRVALGGHNMTVTHIDGYPVKHKSTDSLLIAMGERFDVLVTAKDGVFPLTALSAGSNNQTAQALLRTGDGEAPDEKIRPTELRSGGLSADKFKAASSVRLSDRDPDRTIKMDLTGNMEDWDWGINGKAYSASARYPVRQGERVRISFHNTTTMWHPMHLHGHTFALPDGGPRKDTTIVLPDQEVSVDFDADNPGLWMVHCHNVYHSESGMMTVMGYKLHD, encoded by the coding sequence ATGCGTACGCACTCCAGACGTTCCCTGCTCGGCGCAGGTATGGCTGCCGCCGGCAGCGGGCTGCTGACCTCCACCGGGGCCGCCGCCCTGGACGCCATGAACGGCAAGCACCACTCCCACCGCAAGCCGCCCCCTCCTGGCTCGCACGACGGCCATGGCTCGGACGGGTCCCACTCCGCGCCGTCCAACTACGTCTCCCCCGACGGTCCGGAGGTCATGGCAGCGGAGCGCAAACGGGGGACGGGGCCGGTGCGCCGCTTCGCGATGACCGCGGACCAGGTCGAGTTCGACTTCGGCGGCGCGGTCGTCAACACGTGGGCGTACGGAAACCGGCTGCCGGGCAAGGAGATCCGGGTCACCGCGGGCGACAGGGTCGCCGTGACCCTCCACAACCGTCTTCCGGAGTCCACCACCGTCCACTGGCACGGGGTGCAGATCCGCAACGACATGGACGGCTCGCCGTCCATCACCCAACGCTCCGTGAAGGCAGGGGCCTCCTACGACTACACCTTCGCGGTCGACACACCCGGTACGTACTGGCTCCATCCGCACGTCGGCGTGCAGCTGGACCGCGGGCTGTACGCACCGTTGATCGTCGACGACCCGCGCGAGCCCCTCTCGTACGACCACGAGTGGGTCGTCATGATCGACGACTGGCTCGACGGGGTCGACGGGATGACTCCGGACGCGATGCTGGCCGAGCTGAACAAGAACAAGCCCGGTGGGGCCGGCGGTCACGACGACATGCAGAGCTCCGGCAACCGGGCGGCGGCCGCCGCCGTGGCCCGGATGCGCAGACGCGCCAGACACCGCATGACCGACGACCCCTCGGACAGCGTGGAGCACCCCTTCCACCTGATGAACGGCCAGGTGGCCAGGGACCGCGAGACGTTCCGCGCCAAACCCGGCGACCGCATCCGGATCCGCCTCATCAACGCGGCCGCGGGCACCGCCTACCGGGTCGCACTGGGCGGTCACAACATGACCGTGACCCACATCGACGGCTACCCGGTGAAGCACAAGTCGACCGACAGCCTGCTGATCGCCATGGGCGAGCGCTTCGACGTGCTGGTGACCGCGAAGGACGGTGTCTTCCCGCTCACCGCGCTCTCCGCAGGCAGCAACAACCAGACCGCGCAGGCCCTCCTGCGGACCGGTGACGGCGAGGCGCCCGACGAGAAGATCCGCCCGACGGAGCTGAGGAGCGGCGGGCTGAGCGCGGACAAGTTCAAGGCAGCGTCATCGGTACGGCTCTCGGACCGCGATCCCGACCGCACCATCAAGATGGACCTCACCGGGAACATGGAGGACTGGGACTGGGGGATCAACGGGAAGGCGTACTCGGCCTCGGCGCGGTATCCGGTGCGTCAAGGAGAGCGGGTGCGGATCAGCTTCCACAACACGACCACGATGTGGCACCCGATGCACCTGCACGGACACACCTTCGCGCTGCCCGACGGAGGCCCCCGCAAGGACACCACGATCGTCCTGCCGGACCAAGAGGTCTCCGTCGATTTCGACGCCGACAACCCCGGCCTGTGGATGGTGCACTGCCACAACGTCTACCACTCGGAGTCGGGGATGATGACGGTCATGGGCTACAAGCTGCACGACTGA
- a CDS encoding maleylpyruvate isomerase family mycothiol-dependent enzyme has protein sequence MGDASSRRLARAEMHKAEALGPITASTDRFLQTVQALADADIAGATLVPPWTRGHVITHVARATDSLCRLLAWARTGVETPQYAGMDARAAEIEAGARRPVRELAADVVAAAERFDHAVRTLPDAAWYHEVRMRTGELRTPGTLVPTRLRELEVHHADLVAGYTFADIPLQAGRWIIEDLLEAQRRRADVPPLRIEATDTGLAQELGTGGPTITGTQADLLGWLTGRTNGTGLTTTGPGPVPRAPYWI, from the coding sequence ATGGGGGACGCGTCATCCCGCCGGCTTGCGAGGGCTGAGATGCACAAGGCCGAGGCGCTGGGCCCCATCACCGCGTCCACGGACCGCTTCCTGCAGACCGTCCAGGCACTCGCCGACGCGGACATCGCCGGCGCCACGCTGGTGCCGCCGTGGACCCGCGGCCATGTCATCACCCATGTCGCGCGCGCCACCGACAGCCTCTGCCGGCTGCTGGCCTGGGCCCGCACCGGTGTGGAAACCCCGCAGTACGCCGGCATGGACGCCCGGGCCGCCGAGATCGAGGCCGGCGCCCGCCGCCCCGTCCGGGAGTTGGCGGCCGATGTCGTGGCCGCCGCCGAGCGGTTCGACCATGCCGTGCGCACCCTGCCGGACGCCGCCTGGTACCACGAGGTGCGGATGCGCACCGGCGAACTGCGCACCCCCGGCACCCTGGTGCCCACCCGACTGCGCGAACTGGAGGTCCACCACGCCGACTTGGTCGCCGGCTACACCTTCGCCGACATACCGCTCCAGGCCGGCCGTTGGATCATCGAGGACCTCCTCGAAGCCCAGCGCCGACGTGCCGACGTCCCGCCGCTGCGCATCGAGGCGACGGACACCGGACTGGCCCAGGAACTGGGCACCGGCGGACCGACCATCACGGGCACCCAGGCCGACCTCCTCGGCTGGCTCACCGGCCGCACCAACGGCACGGGCCTGACCACCACCGGCCCCGGCCCGGTCCCGCGGGCGCCGTACTGGATCTGA
- a CDS encoding cytochrome P450 produces MDSETLLSRITDYANRPNPYPLYAELREAGPVVRQADGSYLVGTYHHIGALLHDPRMSADERVRTTPPPPEKIRDPSFLRLDDPEHHRLRTLAMRPFGPPHTPGRVNAMRGEIARITTELLEALPTDRQIDIVDDFAYPLPVTVICRLLGVPREDEPRFRVWADALVAAADVRPDEDTIAQDEAGRRAGNEMSQYLLDLAEQRRGEPTDDMLSAFVNEPDRSLRLTPEELTATATLLLIAGHETTVNLITNGVLTLLRHPEQLDLLRREPHLLPQAVEELLRYEPPVHMRERTPLADIEVAGTTIPAGTSVVLALASGNRDPKQFHEPDRFDPTRRDVEHLSFGSGIHLCFGGPLARIEADTALGALLPRLGAARLVQDPPPYRQNAMLRGPRHLPVQL; encoded by the coding sequence ATGGACTCCGAGACCTTGCTGTCACGCATCACCGACTACGCGAACCGCCCCAATCCCTACCCGCTGTACGCAGAACTCCGCGAAGCCGGCCCCGTCGTGCGCCAGGCGGACGGCAGCTATCTGGTCGGCACCTACCACCACATCGGCGCCCTGCTCCACGACCCCCGGATGAGCGCCGACGAGCGTGTGCGTACCACTCCGCCGCCGCCGGAAAAGATCAGGGACCCGTCGTTCCTCCGGCTCGACGACCCCGAGCACCACCGGCTGCGCACGCTGGCCATGCGGCCGTTCGGCCCCCCGCACACTCCGGGCCGGGTCAACGCCATGCGTGGTGAGATCGCCCGGATCACGACGGAACTGCTGGAGGCGCTCCCGACCGATCGGCAGATCGACATCGTGGACGACTTCGCCTACCCGCTGCCCGTCACTGTGATCTGCCGACTGCTCGGCGTCCCGCGCGAGGACGAACCGCGGTTCCGGGTGTGGGCCGACGCCCTGGTCGCCGCCGCCGACGTGCGGCCGGACGAGGACACCATCGCACAGGACGAGGCGGGCAGGCGGGCCGGGAACGAAATGAGCCAGTACCTGCTGGACCTCGCCGAGCAGCGGCGCGGCGAGCCGACCGACGACATGCTCTCCGCCTTCGTCAACGAGCCGGATCGATCCCTGCGGCTCACCCCCGAGGAGCTCACGGCAACCGCTACGCTACTGCTCATCGCGGGACACGAGACCACGGTCAACCTGATCACCAACGGGGTGCTCACCCTGCTGCGCCACCCCGAGCAACTGGACCTGTTGCGCCGCGAACCCCATCTGCTGCCGCAGGCCGTGGAGGAGCTGCTGCGGTACGAACCCCCGGTACACATGCGGGAGCGGACGCCCCTGGCCGACATCGAGGTGGCCGGTACCACGATCCCGGCGGGCACATCCGTCGTGCTGGCCCTGGCCTCGGGCAATCGTGACCCCAAGCAGTTCCACGAGCCCGATCGCTTCGACCCCACCCGCCGGGACGTCGAGCATCTGAGCTTCGGCAGCGGCATCCACCTGTGCTTCGGCGGACCGCTCGCCCGGATCGAGGCCGACACCGCACTCGGTGCACTGCTTCCCCGCCTGGGCGCGGCCCGCCTGGTCCAGGATCCGCCTCCGTACCGGCAGAACGCCATGCTGCGCGGTCCTCGCCACCTGCCCGTCCAACTGTGA
- a CDS encoding ferredoxin — translation MQIVVDLTRCQGYAQCVFLAPDVFQLHGEEGLLYVPAVPDDQLERVRQAVAACPVQAILMGKEVSAGAE, via the coding sequence ATGCAAATAGTTGTGGATCTCACGCGCTGTCAGGGCTATGCGCAGTGTGTGTTTCTCGCGCCCGATGTGTTCCAGCTGCATGGGGAGGAGGGGCTGCTCTACGTCCCGGCCGTGCCCGACGATCAGCTTGAGCGGGTGCGCCAGGCCGTGGCTGCGTGCCCCGTCCAAGCCATCCTCATGGGCAAGGAGGTGAGCGCCGGTGCCGAGTGA
- a CDS encoding zinc ribbon domain-containing protein YjdM, giving the protein MIENLPPCPKCSCEYTYELNALVVCPECGHEWVPTESDAEGGGAAGERVVKDSVGNVLQDGDAVVVVKALKVKGSPSGIKAGTKVRNIRLVDGVDGHDIDCKIDGFGAMQLKSSVVKKA; this is encoded by the coding sequence ATGATCGAGAATCTCCCACCTTGCCCCAAGTGCTCCTGTGAGTACACCTATGAACTGAATGCCCTGGTGGTGTGCCCCGAGTGCGGCCACGAATGGGTCCCGACGGAGAGCGATGCCGAGGGTGGAGGCGCCGCCGGCGAGCGGGTCGTCAAGGACTCCGTCGGCAATGTGCTGCAGGACGGCGACGCCGTGGTCGTCGTCAAGGCGCTCAAGGTCAAGGGAAGCCCCTCGGGGATCAAGGCCGGCACCAAGGTGCGCAACATCCGACTGGTCGACGGGGTGGACGGCCACGACATCGACTGCAAGATCGACGGCTTCGGAGCCATGCAGCTGAAGTCCAGCGTGGTCAAGAAGGCCTGA
- a CDS encoding L,D-transpeptidase family protein → MKRRIPFRLRRPVAGALGRRAGAALALTSLALPLTVALSSPAQAASAGCHGLRGPYQRQAERFLGLKVDGRQSPSDCRAIRAFQTSHGITPNYGYAGPVTWNVMQLVARQRTAGHNPNSAHKCPTNKGRIACVDLTRQLSWIQDGKRLVYGPVPVRTGRKGGETRTGLKRIYWRHLHHVSTIYHTPMPYSQFFDGGEAFHAISGSVWSAPGSHGCVNMRPNDAKKYWSLLHNGDDVYVYGHKPGT, encoded by the coding sequence ATGAAGCGACGCATACCCTTCCGACTCCGCAGACCCGTCGCCGGCGCCCTCGGCCGGCGAGCGGGCGCAGCGCTCGCCCTCACCTCCCTCGCCCTACCGCTGACGGTCGCCCTGAGTTCCCCCGCCCAGGCCGCCTCGGCGGGCTGCCACGGGCTCCGTGGCCCCTACCAGCGGCAGGCCGAGCGGTTCCTCGGGCTCAAGGTCGACGGCCGCCAGTCGCCGTCCGACTGCCGCGCCATCCGTGCCTTCCAGACCAGTCACGGCATCACCCCCAACTACGGGTACGCCGGCCCCGTCACGTGGAACGTGATGCAACTGGTCGCCAGGCAGCGGACGGCCGGCCACAACCCCAACAGCGCCCACAAGTGCCCCACCAACAAAGGGCGGATCGCCTGCGTCGACCTGACCCGGCAGCTCAGCTGGATCCAGGACGGCAAGCGCCTGGTGTACGGGCCGGTGCCGGTCCGCACCGGCCGCAAGGGCGGCGAGACCCGCACCGGCCTCAAGCGGATCTACTGGCGGCACCTGCACCACGTGTCGACGATCTACCACACGCCCATGCCCTACAGCCAGTTCTTCGACGGCGGCGAGGCGTTCCACGCCATCAGCGGCAGCGTGTGGTCCGCCCCCGGCTCGCACGGCTGCGTCAACATGCGCCCCAATGACGCGAAGAAGTACTGGTCGCTGCTGCACAACGGCGACGACGTGTACGTCTACGGCCACAAGCCGGGCACCTGA
- a CDS encoding NAD(P)/FAD-dependent oxidoreductase, with product MPSDLRDARIVIVGASLAGLRAAETLREEGFAGSLTVVGDEPRPPYDRPPLSKQVLIGDVPAEATALPMRRDPDAEWRLGVAATGLDLLEKRVMLADGESLSYDRLLIATGTRARPWPNPEEGALQGVFTLRTIDDATGLAEALAAGPRRVLVIGAGFTGSEIASACRERGLDVTVAERGPAPLVGALGGTLSRLATLMHRGHGVDLRCGVTVTALHGDGNGRFTGADLSDGTRVEADVCVVALGAVRNVEWLAESGLAAGRRGVACDAGCQAFNMYGIVINDVFVAGDVSRFPHPLFGYQMLSLEHWGNAVAQAEVAAHNMLNPGPLQRPHLTIPTFWSTQFGLNIKSVGVPTYSDHVVIAQGSLEASRLAMVYGYRGRVTAAVTVDMGKALDYYRHLIETAAEFPPPPGAADRAIAADIPIPSDVPDPKGLSHEPVVALTGYLPDRRLMVVQPAG from the coding sequence GTGCCGAGTGACCTGCGGGACGCCCGCATCGTCATCGTAGGCGCTTCGCTGGCCGGGTTGAGGGCGGCGGAGACGCTGCGGGAGGAGGGGTTCGCCGGTTCCCTCACCGTGGTGGGGGACGAGCCCCGTCCGCCCTATGACCGGCCTCCGCTGTCCAAGCAGGTGCTGATCGGCGATGTGCCGGCGGAGGCAACGGCGCTGCCGATGCGCCGCGATCCGGATGCCGAATGGCGGCTCGGAGTGGCCGCCACCGGCCTGGACCTGCTGGAGAAGCGGGTGATGCTCGCCGACGGCGAGTCGCTGTCGTACGACCGCTTGCTGATCGCCACCGGGACCCGGGCACGTCCCTGGCCCAACCCGGAGGAGGGCGCGTTGCAGGGGGTGTTCACCCTGCGCACCATCGACGACGCCACCGGGCTGGCCGAGGCGCTGGCCGCCGGGCCGAGGCGGGTGCTGGTCATCGGCGCGGGCTTCACCGGCTCCGAGATCGCCTCTGCCTGTCGGGAGCGGGGACTGGACGTCACGGTCGCCGAACGTGGCCCCGCCCCTCTGGTGGGCGCGCTCGGCGGAACGTTGTCCAGGCTCGCGACCCTGATGCACCGCGGGCACGGCGTGGACCTGCGCTGTGGGGTGACGGTCACCGCTCTGCACGGAGACGGGAACGGCCGGTTCACCGGCGCCGACCTCTCCGACGGCACCCGAGTCGAGGCGGACGTGTGCGTGGTCGCACTGGGAGCGGTGCGCAACGTCGAGTGGTTGGCCGAGTCCGGGTTGGCGGCGGGGCGGCGCGGGGTCGCCTGTGACGCCGGCTGCCAGGCATTCAACATGTACGGGATCGTCATCAACGACGTCTTCGTGGCCGGCGACGTCTCCCGCTTCCCCCATCCACTGTTCGGATACCAGATGCTGTCCCTGGAACACTGGGGCAACGCGGTCGCGCAGGCCGAGGTGGCGGCCCACAACATGCTCAATCCGGGGCCCCTGCAACGCCCCCACCTCACCATCCCGACGTTCTGGTCGACCCAGTTCGGGCTCAACATCAAGTCGGTGGGCGTGCCCACCTACTCCGACCACGTGGTCATCGCGCAGGGTTCGCTGGAGGCGAGCCGACTGGCGATGGTGTACGGCTACCGAGGACGGGTCACCGCGGCTGTCACCGTCGACATGGGCAAGGCCCTCGACTACTACCGCCACTTGATCGAGACGGCGGCCGAGTTCCCGCCCCCGCCCGGCGCGGCGGACCGTGCCATCGCGGCCGACATCCCGATTCCGTCCGACGTGCCGGATCCCAAGGGGCTGTCTCACGAGCCCGTCGTGGCGCTCACCGGATATCTGCCCGATCGCCGGCTGATGGTGGTGCAGCCGGCCGGCTGA
- a CDS encoding ATP-binding protein, with amino-acid sequence MIHADWFPPWRRQRTPATAGQGARLPAQRHAFTVSAGPGAVRRAREETALRLARCGIATGSALSDAALLVVSELVTNVLRHTADRSPTADVTVERSTGQLVVAVADHDPRLPAIEAAPPGTGLGTVGELTAWYDGTLGVEPHWTGQGKRLLATFRIPASDVRPATELP; translated from the coding sequence GTGATCCACGCAGACTGGTTTCCGCCGTGGCGCAGGCAGCGCACCCCGGCCACCGCCGGCCAGGGCGCGCGGCTGCCGGCGCAGCGGCATGCGTTCACGGTGAGCGCGGGCCCCGGGGCGGTGCGCCGCGCCCGCGAGGAGACGGCCCTCCGTCTGGCCCGGTGCGGCATCGCCACCGGCTCGGCGCTGTCGGACGCGGCGCTGCTGGTGGTGAGCGAGCTGGTGACCAACGTCCTCCGGCACACCGCCGACCGGTCGCCCACCGCGGACGTCACGGTTGAGCGGAGCACCGGGCAACTGGTCGTCGCGGTGGCCGACCACGACCCCCGGCTCCCGGCGATCGAGGCAGCGCCGCCGGGGACAGGGCTGGGCACGGTCGGCGAGCTGACCGCCTGGTACGACGGCACCCTCGGCGTGGAACCCCACTGGACCGGCCAGGGCAAGAGGCTCCTGGCCACCTTCCGGATACCCGCATCCGACGTCCGGCCGGCCACGGAACTCCCGTAA
- the tatA gene encoding Sec-independent protein translocase subunit TatA: protein MMFRNALEPWHLVLVIIVGVVVFGSKRLPDAARALGKSARILKSEMKAMKEEEEQPTATAQAGQGQPPAQHTLQNLPGDAK, encoded by the coding sequence ATGATGTTCCGTAACGCGCTAGAACCGTGGCACCTGGTGCTCGTAATCATCGTCGGCGTCGTCGTATTCGGCTCCAAGAGACTTCCCGATGCAGCGCGCGCACTCGGCAAGTCCGCGCGCATCCTGAAGAGCGAAATGAAGGCGATGAAGGAAGAAGAGGAGCAGCCCACGGCAACCGCCCAGGCGGGCCAGGGCCAGCCCCCCGCTCAGCACACCCTCCAGAACCTCCCCGGCGACGCGAAGTAG